One Megalobrama amblycephala isolate DHTTF-2021 unplaced genomic scaffold, ASM1881202v1 scaffold343, whole genome shotgun sequence DNA window includes the following coding sequences:
- the LOC125261179 gene encoding SLAM family member 9-like: protein MVHVVFFCLCLSKLVGVFGDSVSVMEGDSVTLNSDLTEIDDDLILWRFGTNNTLIAEINVPDDSMTVYDDVPDGRFRDRLKLDDQTGSLTITNITTEHTGDYELQTNSVRKSFNLTVYARLPVPVISSNSSQCYSSSSSSSNCSLVCSAVNVGHVTLSWYKGNSLLSSISVSDLSISLSLPLEVEYQDKNTYSCVLNNPISNQTQHLDITHLCHTCAGPTELIYVIIY, encoded by the exons ATGgttcatgttgtttttttctgcttgTGTTTGAGCAAACTGGttg gtgtgtttggtgattcagtgtcagtgatggagggagattcagtcactctaaactctgatcttactgaaatagaTGATGATCTGATTCTGTGGAGGTTTGGAACTAAtaacactttaatagctgaaatcaatgtaCCGGATGACAGCAtgactgtatatgatgatgttcctgatgggagattcagagacagactgaagctggacgatcaaactggatctctgaccatcacaaacatcacaactgaacataCTGGAGATTATGAACTACAGACCaacagtgtgagaaagagtttCAATCTCACTGTCTATG ctcgtctgcctgttcctgtcatcagcagtaactcttcacaatgttattcatcatcatcatcttcatcaaattgttcattggtgtgttcagctgtgaatgtgggtcatgtgactctctcctggtacaaaggaaacagtttattgtccagcatcagtgtgtctgatctcagcatcagtctctctctacctctggaggtggaatatcaggataaaaacacctacagctgtgtgctgaacaatcccatcagcaaccagactcaacatctggacatcactcacctctgtcacacatgtgcaggtCCGACAGAGCTGATATATGTGATTATTTACTGA